In the genome of Candidatus Hydrogenedentota bacterium, one region contains:
- a CDS encoding isocitrate lyase/phosphoenolpyruvate mutase family protein codes for PSVVRRINRALMRADQIQTLSGVRAFDPWTPVVADAEAGFGGALNAYELMLGMIEEGAAGVHFEDQLASAKKCGHLGGKVLVPTQEFVTKLTAARLAADVAGVPTVLVARTDADAASLLTSDIDDRDKPFCTGGRTEEGFFQIRPGIETAIARGRAYAPYADVVWCETSTPDLKQAKQFAEGVFAECPGALLAYNCSPSFNWRAKLSPEVIAKFQNELGAMGYKFQFVTLAGFHALNLSMWKLARGYKERQMAAYSELQEEEFAEEEKGYAAVKHQRFVGTGFFDEITNVVSQGHSALAALSGSTEEAQFQH; via the coding sequence CCGTCCGTCGTGCGACGGATTAACCGGGCGCTGATGCGCGCCGACCAGATTCAGACGCTCAGCGGCGTGCGCGCCTTCGACCCGTGGACGCCTGTCGTGGCCGATGCCGAAGCGGGTTTCGGCGGCGCGCTCAACGCCTATGAACTGATGCTCGGCATGATCGAGGAAGGCGCCGCTGGCGTGCACTTCGAGGACCAGCTGGCTTCGGCGAAGAAGTGCGGCCATTTGGGCGGCAAGGTCCTTGTGCCCACTCAGGAATTCGTCACGAAGCTGACCGCGGCGCGCCTCGCGGCGGACGTGGCCGGGGTGCCGACCGTGCTCGTCGCGCGCACGGACGCCGACGCCGCCTCGCTGCTCACCAGCGATATCGACGACCGTGACAAGCCGTTCTGCACGGGCGGGCGCACCGAGGAAGGCTTCTTCCAGATTCGCCCGGGCATCGAGACGGCCATCGCGCGGGGTCGCGCCTACGCGCCCTACGCCGATGTGGTCTGGTGCGAGACCAGCACGCCGGACCTCAAGCAGGCGAAACAGTTCGCCGAGGGCGTGTTCGCCGAGTGTCCCGGCGCGCTGCTCGCGTACAACTGCTCGCCGTCGTTCAACTGGCGCGCAAAGCTCAGCCCGGAGGTCATCGCCAAGTTCCAGAACGAACTGGGCGCGATGGGCTACAAGTTCCAGTTCGTCACGCTGGCGGGCTTCCACGCGCTGAACCTGAGCATGTGGAAACTGGCGCGCGGCTACAAGGAACGCCAGATGGCCGCCTACTCCGAGTTGCAGGAGGAAGAATTCGCCGAAGAGGAGAAGGGCTATGCCGCCGTCAAGCACCAGCGCTTTGTCGGCACCGGCTTCTTCGACGAGATCACGAACGTCGTGTCTCAAGGCCATTCGGCGCTCGCCGCGCTGTCCGGCTCCACCGAGGAAGCCCAGTTCCAGCACTGA
- the aceB gene encoding malate synthase A produces MAPLTPPKGIEILAPVAPAHKSIVTRDALEFFGALQRAFNPRRLELLEARKQRQAAIDAGHLPDFPAETRQVRENDWRVSPVPADMQDRRVEITGPVDRKMVINALNSGAKAYMADFEDAHTPTWSGTLDGQVNLCDAVRGAIAFESPEGKQYKLNEKVATLLVRPRGWHLPEKHVRVDGVTASGSLFDFALYFFHNAQYRLEHGKGSYFYLPKLEHYLEARLWNDVFVMAQELLGIPRGTIKATVLIETILAAFHMEEILYELRDHSAGLNCGRWDYIFSYIKKLGKKPEFLMPDRGQVTMTVPFMRAYTLSCIRVCHKRGAHAMGGMAAQIPIKNDPAANEAALEKVRKDKEREARDGHDGTWVAHPGLVQIAMAEFDKVLGDKPNQIGKQLEDIPVTPADLVQPPVGTITEAGLRQNISVGIQYIESWLRGTGCAPLYNLMEDAATAEISRTQVWQWAHHPAARLEDGRAVTLDLVRALTQEE; encoded by the coding sequence ATGGCACCGTTGACCCCACCGAAAGGTATCGAGATTCTCGCGCCGGTTGCGCCGGCTCACAAGTCCATCGTGACCCGGGACGCGCTCGAGTTTTTCGGGGCATTACAGCGCGCGTTCAACCCGCGTCGCCTCGAACTGCTTGAAGCTCGCAAGCAGCGCCAGGCGGCCATTGATGCCGGCCACCTGCCGGACTTCCCCGCCGAGACCCGGCAGGTTCGCGAGAACGACTGGCGCGTGTCGCCCGTGCCCGCGGACATGCAAGACCGCCGGGTCGAGATCACCGGCCCGGTGGACCGCAAGATGGTCATTAACGCGCTGAACTCGGGCGCGAAGGCGTACATGGCCGATTTCGAAGACGCCCACACGCCCACGTGGTCCGGCACGCTCGACGGGCAGGTCAATCTGTGCGACGCCGTGCGCGGCGCCATTGCGTTCGAGAGTCCGGAGGGCAAGCAATACAAGCTGAACGAGAAGGTCGCGACCCTGCTCGTCCGCCCGCGCGGCTGGCACTTGCCGGAGAAGCACGTGCGCGTGGACGGCGTGACGGCGTCAGGCAGTCTTTTTGATTTCGCGCTGTACTTCTTCCACAACGCGCAATACCGGCTTGAACACGGCAAGGGCAGCTATTTCTATCTGCCCAAGCTCGAGCACTACCTGGAAGCGCGGCTGTGGAATGACGTGTTCGTGATGGCCCAGGAACTGCTCGGCATCCCGCGCGGCACGATCAAGGCCACCGTGCTCATCGAGACGATTCTTGCCGCGTTTCACATGGAAGAGATTCTGTACGAACTGCGCGACCACAGCGCCGGTCTGAATTGCGGACGCTGGGACTATATCTTCAGCTACATCAAGAAGCTGGGCAAGAAGCCCGAGTTCCTGATGCCCGACCGCGGCCAGGTGACCATGACCGTGCCGTTCATGCGCGCCTACACCTTGTCGTGCATCCGCGTCTGCCACAAGCGCGGCGCGCACGCCATGGGCGGCATGGCCGCGCAGATTCCCATCAAGAACGACCCGGCCGCGAACGAGGCGGCGCTGGAAAAGGTGCGCAAGGACAAGGAGCGCGAGGCCCGCGACGGCCACGACGGCACCTGGGTCGCGCATCCCGGGCTGGTGCAGATCGCCATGGCCGAATTCGACAAGGTGCTGGGCGACAAGCCCAATCAGATCGGCAAGCAGCTTGAGGATATCCCTGTGACCCCCGCCGACCTCGTGCAACCGCCCGTCGGCACCATCACGGAAGCCGGGCTGCGGCAGAACATCAGCGTCGGCATTCAGTACATCGAGTCGTGGCTGCGCGGGACGGGCTGCGCGCCGCTCTACAACCTGATGGAAGACGCCGCCACGGCGGAAATCTCACGCACGCAGGTCTGGCAATGGGCGCACCATCCGGCCGCCAGGCTCGAGGACGGGCGCGCCGTCACGCTGGACCTCGTCCGCGCGCTCACGCAAGAAGAA
- a CDS encoding MFS transporter, whose product MSQEWSASGEFKAGKLFAGSCVSLVATAMTFAVLSDIMGPLKEQFLLTNQQAGFIGGAGLWGFPISILIFGPLCSVLGIRFLMRLAYVFFFAGVSVMIFATGFWMLFFGALTIAFANGLVEGACNPLVATLYPTRKVEKLNQFHVWFPGGIVVGGLLCFAMTQAEIGNWQVKLSLILIPAVISAGMMFFEKYPLTERAQSGVSFGGMIRATLGRPLFLLLFVCMMMTASVELGPNRWMPTVLDSAGIHGMLVLVWTSLLMALMRQFAGPVAQKLSPTGMLLSSAVLSGLGLFWLSHADGSPAIFVADTVFAVGICYFWPTMLGVVSERVPKGGELALALMGVAGNIAVGVLTIPMMGLVADYYGHEKFEVAPTVAVVQQVVDELPKVKAASPENLELAAAVDETLALARGVLASAETQVLPPNDTANVLRGAIKCAPKTPLEAKAKELLNPAELYGGRMSFRVVSALAVILVIVFVALYANDRMKGGYKAERISA is encoded by the coding sequence ATGTCGCAGGAATGGAGCGCAAGTGGGGAGTTTAAGGCGGGCAAGCTTTTCGCGGGCAGTTGTGTTTCGCTCGTCGCCACGGCGATGACATTCGCTGTATTGAGCGACATCATGGGGCCGCTGAAAGAGCAGTTTCTGCTTACGAATCAACAGGCGGGCTTTATCGGTGGCGCTGGATTATGGGGATTCCCGATCTCCATTCTGATCTTCGGGCCGCTATGCTCCGTGCTGGGCATCCGTTTCCTGATGCGGCTTGCCTACGTCTTCTTCTTCGCCGGCGTGTCCGTCATGATCTTCGCGACGGGCTTCTGGATGCTCTTCTTCGGGGCTTTGACGATCGCCTTCGCGAACGGCCTGGTCGAGGGCGCGTGCAATCCCCTGGTCGCGACGCTGTATCCGACCCGGAAAGTGGAGAAGTTGAACCAGTTCCACGTGTGGTTCCCGGGCGGCATCGTGGTCGGCGGCCTGCTGTGCTTCGCCATGACCCAGGCCGAAATCGGCAACTGGCAGGTCAAGCTCTCGCTTATCCTGATTCCCGCGGTCATATCCGCGGGCATGATGTTCTTCGAGAAGTATCCGCTGACGGAGCGCGCGCAATCCGGCGTTTCCTTCGGCGGCATGATCCGCGCCACGCTGGGCCGCCCGCTGTTTCTCCTTCTGTTCGTGTGCATGATGATGACTGCCTCGGTTGAACTCGGACCGAACCGCTGGATGCCGACCGTGCTGGATTCCGCGGGCATACACGGCATGCTCGTCCTGGTCTGGACCAGCCTGCTGATGGCGTTGATGCGGCAGTTCGCCGGGCCGGTGGCGCAGAAGCTCTCGCCCACGGGCATGCTGCTCAGTTCGGCGGTCCTCTCCGGCCTGGGCCTCTTCTGGCTCAGCCACGCCGACGGCAGCCCGGCCATTTTCGTGGCGGACACGGTCTTCGCCGTGGGCATCTGCTATTTCTGGCCGACGATGCTGGGCGTGGTCTCCGAACGCGTTCCAAAAGGCGGCGAACTGGCCCTCGCGTTGATGGGCGTCGCCGGCAATATCGCCGTGGGCGTGCTGACCATACCCATGATGGGGCTCGTGGCGGACTATTACGGCCATGAGAAGTTCGAGGTGGCGCCTACCGTCGCCGTCGTTCAGCAAGTGGTTGACGAGCTCCCCAAGGTCAAGGCCGCAAGCCCTGAGAACCTGGAACTGGCCGCGGCGGTGGACGAGACCCTCGCGCTGGCCCGGGGAGTCCTGGCTTCCGCCGAAACGCAGGTGCTCCCGCCGAACGACACGGCGAATGTGCTCCGCGGCGCCATCAAATGTGCGCCAAAAACGCCTTTGGAGGCCAAAGCCAAGGAACTGCTCAACCCGGCGGAACTGTACGGAGGGCGCATGTCCTTCCGCGTGGTTTCGGCGCTCGCGGTCATCCTGGTCATTGTCTTCGTCGCACTCTATGCGAATGACCGGATGAAAGGCGGGTACAAGGCAGAACGAATCTCCGCCTGA
- a CDS encoding alpha/beta hydrolase, producing the protein MRKLQWIFFGLYLIAVAVGAAAGIWYLFYSEAIAPPRPDLVVLPPDAPAPPPGYPTLKALYLAYLLGCIPVVDAFGDIPVPAGVIEKTDVEYGRIGDRALLLDLYYPDSLTAPAPGLIFIHGGGWESGNKRDYKYYTVRFAERGYVVATIGYRFKQEAPFPACVEDAKCAVRWMRANTEELTVDADRIAVIGGSAGGYLAMMTGYSSDAPELEGTAGHAGVSSAIACVVNLYGPTDLTADMARAHKLVESFLNTTYDKDPDRFAQASPIHYLDANDPPTLIIQGTIDDIVPVAQADLLAERCRELGVPYWYDRLDGWMHTLDIVAPVNVRVQWLMNAFFDEYL; encoded by the coding sequence ATGCGCAAGCTGCAATGGATTTTCTTCGGGTTGTACCTGATCGCCGTGGCGGTGGGGGCCGCCGCCGGTATCTGGTATTTGTTCTATTCGGAAGCCATCGCGCCACCACGCCCCGACCTCGTGGTCCTGCCCCCGGACGCGCCCGCGCCCCCGCCCGGCTACCCCACGCTGAAGGCCCTGTATCTCGCTTACCTGCTCGGGTGCATCCCCGTTGTCGACGCGTTTGGCGACATCCCCGTCCCGGCGGGCGTCATCGAGAAAACGGACGTCGAATATGGCCGTATCGGCGACCGCGCGCTCTTGCTCGACCTGTATTACCCCGATTCGCTGACCGCGCCCGCGCCCGGCCTGATCTTCATCCACGGCGGCGGCTGGGAAAGCGGCAACAAGCGCGACTACAAGTACTACACCGTGCGCTTCGCCGAACGCGGCTATGTGGTCGCTACGATCGGTTACCGGTTCAAGCAGGAGGCGCCGTTCCCCGCGTGCGTCGAGGACGCCAAGTGCGCCGTGCGCTGGATGCGCGCGAACACGGAAGAACTGACGGTCGACGCGGATCGCATCGCCGTGATCGGCGGCTCCGCGGGCGGCTATCTCGCGATGATGACGGGATACTCGTCCGATGCGCCCGAGCTCGAAGGCACGGCCGGCCATGCGGGCGTGAGCAGCGCCATCGCGTGCGTCGTCAACCTCTACGGTCCTACGGACCTCACGGCGGACATGGCCCGCGCGCACAAACTCGTCGAATCGTTCCTGAACACGACCTACGACAAGGACCCGGACCGCTTTGCACAGGCGTCGCCCATCCATTACCTCGACGCAAACGACCCGCCCACGCTCATCATCCAGGGCACCATCGACGACATCGTGCCGGTTGCGCAAGCCGATCTGCTCGCGGAACGGTGCAGGGAACTTGGCGTGCCCTACTGGTACGACCGGCTCGACGGCTGGATGCACACCCTCGACATCGTCGCGCCCGTCAACGTGCGCGTGCAATGGCTGATGAACGCGTTCTTCGACGAATACCTCTAA